CATAAGAAGCGTCTTTAACACCTTGAACGATTACTAAGGATCCTGTAACTTCTTTGAGACCTAAATATTCAATATTCATCAGCTCTTCATCCTTTCGAAGCTTCTGTAACTTTCAATTAAACCATTACATAAGTCATCAATTTTAACATAAAGCGTATCAAAAGCTTCTAAATGTTCGTTGTCAAAATTATATTTCATTTTTACAAGTTCATCAAAAATACCAGTTTTTCTAAGCTGAGATACTGGAATACCTTTCATTAATAAATTTGCACCTTGTTCATGTAGGTATAAAATTGCTTGCATCATTTTAAATTGTTTTTCTAATGGTACAAAAGTATCCACATCATGAAAAGCATTTTGTTGTAAAAATCCTGTCCTAATTAGTTTAGATGTTTCTAATACTAATTTTTGCTCTTCAGGTAAAATATCTGCACCAATGAGCTTAACAATTTCCATGAGTTTGCTTTCTTCCTGTAATAGTCTTGCTATTTCATTTCTTACCTTGAAAAATTCAGGTGAAACTTGTTTTTCATACCAAGCTTCTAAATCATCTGTATATTCACTATAACTATTCAACCAGTTAATCGCTGGATAGTGCCTTGAGTAAGCCAATTGTCGATCAAGTGCCCAAAAGCACCTTACAAATCTCTTTGTATTCTGTGTAACAGGCTCCGAAAAGTCTCCACCTTGAGGAGATACTGCTCCGATAATGCTTACAGAACCTTCTGATTGGTTTAAGTTATCAACATATCCCGCTCTTTCATAAAATTGTGATAATCTAGATGGTAAGTATGCTGGGAACCCTTCCTCAGCTGGCATTTCTTCAAGTCTACCCGAGATTTCTCTTAGGGCTTCTGCCCAACGTGATGTTGAGTCTGCCATAACAGCCACATGATAGCCCATATCTCTAAAATATTCAGCAATTGTAATCCCTGTATAGATAGAAGCTTCACGAGCAGCTACTGGCATGTTTGAGGTATTAGCTATGAGAACGGTTCTGTCCATTAAGGGTTTCCCTGATTTCGGGTCAATGAGCTTTGGAAAATCTTCAAGTACTTCCGTAATTTCATTTCCTCTTTCACCACACCCAATATAAACAATGATATCCGCATCGCTCCATTTTGCTAACTGATGCTGCGTCATTGTCTTACCTGTACCAAAACCACCAGGTACAGCAGCTGTACCCCCTTTGGCTATAGGAAACAGTGTATCAATAATACGTTGTCCTGTTACTAAGGGTTTATCTAATCTTCTTCTATGTGCGAAGGGTCTTGGCTTTCTTACTGGCCACAGTTGAAAAAGCTTCAAATCAATAACCTCATCAAATTGGTTTTTAATTTTTACGATAACATCTTGAACTGCATAAGATCCATTTTCAGCAGCAAAAATAACTGTACCTTCTACACCAGGCTTAACCATAATTCTATGTTGTACTAGGTCAGTTTCTTGTACCAGAGCATAAATATGTCCACCCTGAACTTGATCTCCTTCATGTACTACTATGTCAACATCCCATTTTTTATCTAAATCCAAGGATTCTGTGTCCAATCCTCTACTAATAAATGATCCTGATTTTTCTTCAATTTTCTTAAGTGGTCTTTGAATCCCATCAAAAACACCACCTATAATGCCTGGCCCTAATTGTAAGGACAAAGGTTCTCCACTCGAATAAACAGGTTCCCCAACTTTTAATCCAGTGGTTGACTCATATACTTGAACAATAACATTTTCATTTTCTAGGCTGATAACTTCACCAATCAATTTCTCATTGCCTACTAAAACCATTTCAAGCATTTTAAATTGATTGCTACCTCTCACTGTTATAACTGGTCCGTTAACGCCTGCGATTTTTCCTTTTTGTTCCACATTCACACCTTCTTTGTTTCATACTTTTTACATTTCCACTTGAATTTGACAACGCTGCAAAAATGATGGTTTTTGATCTTCTAATCTCTTTGCATAAGAGTCATCAATAAATAACCGCTTGGTTTTATTCATAACCTTGCAACCCCCAAGCATTTCAATGTTTTTATTTTCTATCTTAATTTGTTCAGTAAATATCTCTTTTAATCGCTCAAGAAATTGTTCATCAGAGTAGCTAATGATGATCTCAATCTCTCCTTGTCCAATTGCTTCAATATTTTTTTTAATTGTATCAACTAGCTCATCAAAGTAACCTTCACTTTGCGTATGCGTTTTTAATTTTTCTTTAGCAGACTGAAAAACAGTATGAATAACTTCTGTTCTTTTGTTTAATAATTTCATTTTATTATCCATAATTACCTTAGACATGATTTCATTTTTTTCTTTATCTATTTTCTTCAAACTATTTTGGATAAGCGAATAGTTTTCAGTTAAGTACTCTGTCTGCCTTTTATCATATTCTATTTTATTAGCATGAATGATGTCTCCAAGCAACTCTTTTTTTTGAGCTGCGACATCCTTCATAATATCATTTGCAAAGCGTTCTAATTTTTCTTCTATAATTCTCATGATTTACACCTCATATCTTGAGTCCGATCGCTTCTCGAACATATTTAGTAATAGAATCAGGTGTTCTACCCGTTCCGTGTCTATCAGGTATTTCAACCACTAAAGGTATATGATAATTCAACTTAATATCACCAATAAGATCAGGAACCATCTTGCCTAACTTTTCGGTAATCATTAACACACCCACTTCTTTGTCTACTAGCACCTTAGCAATGGCTTGTCTAACCTCTTCAAGTTCATGAACCACTACGCCTTCAACGCCCGCAAGTCTAAAGCCTGTTCTTGTGTCAACATTATCGCTGATTAAGAACATTTTCATAAAATCACTCCTATTTTGTCATTATTGACCTAAAATCATAATAGATATAATTAATCCATAGATTGCAATACCTTCTGCAAGACCAACAAAGATTACTGTTTTACCAAGTAATTTTTCGTTTTCGCTAATTGCACCGATTGCTGCAGAACCTGAAACAGCTACTGCAATACCTGCACCTATTGATGCTAACCCTGTAGATAAAGCTGCCGCTAAATATCTAAACCCATCAATATTTGGTGTTCCTGCAAGCTCAGATCCTGCTGCTGATGCTGTTCCACCCCCAAATAAAGCCACTGCTGCTACAATCATAAGAACAAAAAAGGTTGATAAATTTACTCCTAAAAACTTTTTGACTCTATTCCCTTTTAATTCACGTTTAATACCATAGATTCCTACTCCGATCGTACTTAAAACCAATACAACTGCTAATACAATAATGATTTGCATTTACTTTTCCTCCTTGATATCTTAAGTCTTTCATTTTTAATTTTTATGTTGTTCAAATTTCTTTTTCTTAGATTTTCTTTATAGCTAAAAAGGGTTTGAATTCACTTCCTTCA
This genomic interval from Firmicutes bacterium HGW-Firmicutes-1 contains the following:
- a CDS encoding ATPase, giving the protein MQIIIVLAVVLVLSTIGVGIYGIKRELKGNRVKKFLGVNLSTFFVLMIVAAVALFGGGTASAAGSELAGTPNIDGFRYLAAALSTGLASIGAGIAVAVSGSAAIGAISENEKLLGKTVIFVGLAEGIAIYGLIISIMILGQ
- a CDS encoding ATP synthase subunit F, whose translation is MKMFLISDNVDTRTGFRLAGVEGVVVHELEEVRQAIAKVLVDKEVGVLMITEKLGKMVPDLIGDIKLNYHIPLVVEIPDRHGTGRTPDSITKYVREAIGLKI
- a CDS encoding V-type ATP synthase subunit A produces the protein MEQKGKIAGVNGPVITVRGSNQFKMLEMVLVGNEKLIGEVISLENENVIVQVYESTTGLKVGEPVYSSGEPLSLQLGPGIIGGVFDGIQRPLKKIEEKSGSFISRGLDTESLDLDKKWDVDIVVHEGDQVQGGHIYALVQETDLVQHRIMVKPGVEGTVIFAAENGSYAVQDVIVKIKNQFDEVIDLKLFQLWPVRKPRPFAHRRRLDKPLVTGQRIIDTLFPIAKGGTAAVPGGFGTGKTMTQHQLAKWSDADIIVYIGCGERGNEITEVLEDFPKLIDPKSGKPLMDRTVLIANTSNMPVAAREASIYTGITIAEYFRDMGYHVAVMADSTSRWAEALREISGRLEEMPAEEGFPAYLPSRLSQFYERAGYVDNLNQSEGSVSIIGAVSPQGGDFSEPVTQNTKRFVRCFWALDRQLAYSRHYPAINWLNSYSEYTDDLEAWYEKQVSPEFFKVRNEIARLLQEESKLMEIVKLIGADILPEEQKLVLETSKLIRTGFLQQNAFHDVDTFVPLEKQFKMMQAILYLHEQGANLLMKGIPVSQLRKTGIFDELVKMKYNFDNEHLEAFDTLYVKIDDLCNGLIESYRSFERMKS